The Planctomycetaceae bacterium genome includes the window CAACCCCAACTTCAAGCTGAACATCGCATTGTCCGAACCCCAGCCAGAAGACAACTGGACAGGGATGCGCGGATTTATTCACCAGGTACTTCATGACGAATACCTCGCGAAACATCCGGCACCAGAGGATTGCGAATACTACATCTGCGGTCCTCCAATGATGTTGAAAGCCGTGACTGACATGCTGTCAAGTCTGGGTGTTGAACCAGAGAATATTGCATATGACGACTTCGGCGGCTAGCAGGATCACAGGCCTCGGATTCCCCACTCCGCGACAACTTGTCGTGGTCGTTCTGGGTTTCCTGTCAGCAGGTCCCCAGCTGGCACAGGCAGAACTGGCCCGGATAGAAGGATCCACAATGGGGACCTACTATTCGGTGGCCGTCGATAGCGAAACCAGCGTCGATACAGCAGAACTGCAGAGCCGGATTGAAGACTGTCTTCTGGTCGTGAATCAACAGATGTCGACCTGGATGAAGGATTCGGAGATCAGTCGCTTCAATCAGTTCGGAGAATCCGAATGGTTTGAGGTGAGTGCGGACTTTGCCCTCGTTGTCGCAGAAGCAAAGCGAATCCATGAACTGACGGGGGGCGCGTTCGACCCGACTGTTGCCCCCTTGATTGATATCTGGGGGTTTGGTGACCAGCGTCCGAGGACGGTACCGGCTCAATCCGCCATTGATGACGCTCTGGTCTCCGTTGGCATGGACAATATCCATGTGCAGCATGATCCCCCCGCCTTGCGTAAGCTCAGGCCAGAGATTCAGTTGAACCTGTCGGCGATTGCCAAAGGATTTGGAGTCGATCAGGTCAGCAAGCTACTGGATTCGCTCGGCTACCCGGCCCATGTGGTTGATATCGGCGGGGAAGATCGCACAGGTGTTCGAAAGCTCAATGGCGACAAGTGGCGACTGGGCGTGGAAAGCCCACTTGGCGGTGTCCATCAGGTGTTACCGCTTGAGCAGACTTCCATCGCCACTTCGGGCGACTATCGAAATTTCTTTGTGGTTGAGGGCAGGAAGTTCAGTCACGCTCTGAACCCCGTGACAGGATGGCCTGTTGAGAATCCGCCGGCTTCTGTTTCCGTGGTTCATCCCTCCTGTATGACTGCGGATGCGTGGGCAACAGCCATGATGGTGCTCGGCGCTGATAAAGGCATGGCGATCGCCACAGAACAGAACCTGGATGTCATGTTTATGTATGTCGACTCAGGAAAGCTCACC containing:
- a CDS encoding FAD:protein FMN transferase, with the protein product MTTSAASRITGLGFPTPRQLVVVVLGFLSAGPQLAQAELARIEGSTMGTYYSVAVDSETSVDTAELQSRIEDCLLVVNQQMSTWMKDSEISRFNQFGESEWFEVSADFALVVAEAKRIHELTGGAFDPTVAPLIDIWGFGDQRPRTVPAQSAIDDALVSVGMDNIHVQHDPPALRKLRPEIQLNLSAIAKGFGVDQVSKLLDSLGYPAHVVDIGGEDRTGVRKLNGDKWRLGVESPLGGVHQVLPLEQTSIATSGDYRNFFVVEGRKFSHALNPVTGWPVENPPASVSVVHPSCMTADAWATAMMVLGADKGMAIATEQNLDVMFMYVDSGKLTVSARGLFSQEPTEEATGQTTTESSDSPASLLTMIGIAAAVFSLAMLGMAIGVIVRNKSLKGSCGGIAAFESNSDSPCMLCTKPIEQCRNPELREQAQNAAAGDKNGDA